From a region of the Triticum aestivum cultivar Chinese Spring chromosome 7D, IWGSC CS RefSeq v2.1, whole genome shotgun sequence genome:
- the LOC123168270 gene encoding stress-associated endoplasmic reticulum protein 2: MTTSRRLADRKTAKFQKNITKRGSVPETTVKKGNDYPVGPIVLGFFIFVVIGSSLFQIIRTASSGGMA; this comes from the exons ATG ACTACTTCCAGGCGCCTTGCTGACAGGAAGACAGCGAAGTTCCAGAAGAACATCACCAAGAGGGGTTCGGTGCCTGAAACCACTGTGAAGAAGGGGAATGACTATCCTGTCGGACCTATAGTGCTTGGATTCTTCATCTTTGTGGTCATCGGATCAT CTCTGTTTCAGATAATCAGGACAGCGAGCAGTGGTGGGATGGCCTGA